From Pseudochaenichthys georgianus chromosome 15, fPseGeo1.2, whole genome shotgun sequence:
acatttaagaaaacacATTTAAGCCCTTAGTGCACCAGTAATCCGACGcaaaaggaaaaataaataGTCATAAAGCTCCCCTGATCCTCTCCACGGATGGTTATTAAAAGTGCAACCGCTCAGATTGTTTTTGTAGACGCTCTAAATAGGTATTGTTTTGGAACAGTCTGAGAATGCATTTAAATGATTTTGGGATGCTGTGTGCACACTGTTTGTGGCAGCAGCTGTGCCCCCTTCTGCTGTGGAGTCTGATCAATTACCGCAGACAGACGCGCAATAAGAGCCAGAATGCATGCGATTCGCTGCCAGCAATGCCCGGCTTCACACAGTGAAACCTCAGTGGCAGTTACGCGCTGCAGAGGTTCATTGTCGTGGCTTCCCCATGTTCCTGTTGTGGCTACAGGACATGTGTGACTCCACGTCCTGGAGTCAAGGGGCTTAGAGCACAGTCGGTCCTCTCTGTCTGATGCTGTTTTTATAAACACAACTCATAGCCATTTATATCCCTCATGGTTCTCAGATGGCATATGATAACACGTGTGTATTTTTACTGCAGAGGCTGGGTGTAATACAAGGAGAGATGTAAGAGAGTTTTCACAACAATGTAAGATCTGTTAAAACAGTTGATTATGTCTTGGTGTCTGGGCAGAGAGTATTGGCTGTATTGGGCTTAAGGGTGAGCTTTAAGAGAAACTGAGGTAAGCGTTTCCATATGCAGGCTGATTCCGAGGTAATGTATATCTCTTGAGTCAGTCCATACTTCCGCTGAACTCTTATACAATGAACAATAACTCTGCTGTTGAAGTTAATGTTCATCATGAATATTTAGCTCTCTGctcaccctcctccacccctgccAGCCAGATCCCCAGAGCCTGGTTCCTCTTAAGGGCACCTTCGGAAATCCTACCAAAGCGTGCAACCGTTTAACAGCCACACAGCAGTCATGTAACACAGAACAAGGAAAGGTGTTTAACTTTTAAACCTGAGCAAGAGTGCTTTAAGTGCAGTTTGATACCAAATGGTTTTGTCCTTAgtaatttattatttaattaaatgtatctttctttaataacagttcagatagTTATCAAATAAAGTTCCCTCCTGGTTACTGTTTACCAGTGGGATATCTTTAAGAGTAAATTTAGATTTTACAAATGTCATTCTTTGGATAAAAGTTTTGATTCGTTTGTCTACCTGCCACTGACTGATTGATTGTCTTTGCAGACTCCTCTGACCGCAGGACGGTGTACCGACTAAATCTTACAACCCTCCAGGACTCAGAGGTCATCCTCTCTGCCACATTCCACTTCCTCCTCGATCGGCTCCCTCATCAAAAACCCTGGTTCTGTAAACGCTTCAAAAGCCCATCCTGTCGTTCATCAGCCATCCACCCTTCTCCGTCCATCAGCCTGTTACTTCGCTCTGTCTCCTCTGGGTCAGAGGTCAGATCTGGGTCAATGGGGTCACTTCTAGGCAATGTGACCTTCCACCCCCACAGGAGAGGGGTGTGGCAGATGAAAGATGTGACCCAGGTCATAAAGGAGGCACGGGACAAGGGTCATCTCCTGGTGTCAGTGGAGTTGGGGCAACAGCACCAGAGAAAACCAGAGGGGGCGCTGTCTGGTGGCAGCCTGCCCTACCTGCTGCTGTATGCTAATGACCAAGCCTTGGCAGAGCCCAACAGCGTGGCTGCAAGCCTTCAGAGGTATGACCCGTTTGGTGAGGGAGGAGAGCCTTCACTCACTTCTAATGGACCTAACTCTTCACCAGAGCCAAAAGGACGCGAGAGAAGGGAAGCAACTGCGATCTTTGACCCCATACTGAACAATGAGCTGCCTCAGGTTGACTTTAGACCTGATGGGTACAGAAAGGATGACCTCTGGGAGAGCACTTGGTACCTGGCACTCAAACCTAAATTAGGAAAtcaagaaaagaagagaaagagccAGGAGGGAGAAAGAGTGGAGCAAGGTAAAGGGCTTCATGTCAATGAAGAACCTCAGGttctgaaagaagaagaaaaacccCAGCAGGAGCTCAAACCTGATGACTCAACCGAGAGAAAACTCAAAGACAGTCGCAATCCTACTATCAGTGATGGGCGGAAGCATGAGCGGAGACATGAAGGAAAGGATGGAAAAAAGCACAAAGGAAGCACTCACTCTGAGTCACCTGTTCTGAGTTTTGATGAACAAACGATGCGTAAGGCCCGGAGGAGGCAGTGGGGAGACACCCAGCAAAGAGGCTGCTCCAGGAGGAACCTCAGGGTGGATTTTGCAGACATTGGCTGGAGCGAGTGGGTCATAGAACCCAAAGCCTTTGATGCCTACTACTGCGCTGGAACATGTGGCTTCCCGATGTCCAAGGTAGGATCACAGACATTTAAGTCACTCTCATTTGTTTCCAAAATAGCATTACCAACTTAAATTAAGAAACTAAAGCTattctcttttcttcttctgtttTTTTCTTCCAGGTGGCGAGGCCGTCTAACCATGCCACCATCCAGAGCATAGTGCGTGCGGTGGGGATCATCCCCGGAGTTCCTGAGCCCTGCTGTGTCCCAGAGAAGATGAGTCCACTGGCTGTGCTCTACCAGGATGAATCCAGGAACCCAGTGCTAAAGGTTTACCCAAATATGTCCGTCCAGTCCTGCTCCTGCAGATAGGAAGGGGAGGTCAATAGGGGCAGAGGACAAAACAGGGTGGATGTGGAGAGAAACAGAAAACAGGATGCATGGAGACAGAATCATACCTCTGTTGTTAAGTGGTTTCTTGAGAAACAAAGTCACTTTGGCCGTGGTTTTTCCCCAAGGAACATAAGGCTGTAGAGAAATCACTtccatctcctctgtcctgcgGCAGCAGACTTGAAGAGACATATTGTCTGGCGTCTGCCTTAGCGAGAGGAACAAAGTCACACATGTAAAGTCAGGGCTCCACAGACGCCCATTGAGTTGATTCTATGTTTGACATAATACTGAGGATTTCATGGACATGAGCATTTTCCTTTTATCTCAGAATGTACTTGCTTTTCAAACAGCTCACAGTGAGTTTGTGTTCATGTTTTCTTTGGACACAAGGGCtataaataaaatactttattaatgtaTCATCAGGCAGCTTACACCGTCACATACAAAAGACAGTAATTATATAAGATCTTCCTTATTTTTGTAAGTACTGCGTCCAGCGTTTATTTTCAACTGATCATATGCCACATTGTACATACATGCAATGTTAATCTGTTGGCAAAAATGTAGGGTTATGGTACATTCTTGCTCGGCATATCTTAGAAAGGAAATATCCAATGGATCTTAGAGGGCATCTGGAATTCATTTACACCCACCAACCCCCTCATAACACTTCAAGAatgttataatgaaaccagaaaTATTTTTCTATTTTGAATGTGAAACTTGGTTAAGAATAATTTGTCATGGTTCCTAGGTTATGTATTACTATATTTTTAGAGGATATGGTGTTTtgtacatgtgtattttttaaattatgaaAAGGTAGCCTTCTATACATTAgaataaaatgtaatttaatcTCTTGCTGGAATATTGTTGTTTCATACACTTTGTGTTATTTTTGGTCATTACTGTGTATAATGTTTGATTCTTAGGGGGGAGGGACTTTTTTGTCAAAACAAACCTAATAAGGGCACCACTGTTCAAAATAACTTTGTACAAAAACAGGAACGTTCCTGCAAAGCCCCTTGAACCCATTGTTACCCCACGCCAAAGGCTCAGGCGTCTGTCGTCCGGCAAATAACGTACCCGATGCAGCTGCCGTGGATTAATGGTTGATGGAGGAGGCAGGCACGCACCTATTAGGACGTCAGCCACTTGAACTTCAAAACCAGGGGCACTTCCCCTTTTCTACCCCTCCATTGAAAAGCTGAATATTCCAAGTGCAGGATGTTTATCTCAAAAGCCTTTTTAAGAACAGATGGTTACAGACAGATGATCTCAACCACTTTACTCAACTGCTTGTCACTTTTCTTCATAAGAGGATGAAGGTGGCCCACGTGGTGCCTAAACAGGGTGTCAAACTGACAGGGAAATGACAGAGGAAGCCTTTTGATTATTAACTCATTACGCTGCGGTTGTTCTGCCGTGAGGCGGAAAAACTTGGCACGGAGTACCACATCTGCTGCAGCAACAGAATGCTCTGAAGTTCAAGACTGGACTGTAATTTCATCTCAAAGACAGAGACATTAAGGGGGACGCTTTGAGGGAATGGAACAAAAGATTAAAACCTTTAAACTGTTTATTGCAGTTGAGAATAATGCTATAAATGTGTTGGCTTAAAATTGAGACCCCTGTCATCATCTCCTAACAAATTGTGCCATCCCTCATGTCTGTACTGCTTTGTCCATTAGACCATAAAAAGTAATCATCCTATTTGTATGTTGTTGGCTTTTACGTTCTTACAGCGAAGAATCAGAGGCTTTTTATTGTGGCTTTTGTGACACCAGAACACCCCGTTATTGTTCTGAAAACAGATCACTACAAATATGGCAATGATTCAACATTTGGATTAACTAAATAATCACCAAGCAGCATGGCAGACATCTATGATTTGGTGGGTTTCCATGATAAAGAAAAAAGTTAATTAACAACCATTTATAATTAGTTTAGATCACTTTAGGGACCTTTTTTCAGTTGGACTTaaagatgttttatttaatgttcTACCAAAAACAACATGACAACTTTAATACAAGGTGAATACTTTATATAGTAAACCAATaagtataaaataaaaatgttatatTATCCTATTATCTTGGtaaaaattgtgttttttcatGTCAGTTCATGTTACTGATAAGGGGAGATACATATGTCGAATGTCTAAATACACAATTCAGTTTTCTCCATTTCGAACTAGTGGAAATGTTCAGCTGTAGACCTTTTAgctaattcaattcaaaacctttatttatccaggtaaaatcccattgagatcaatgatctctttttcaagggagacctgcagcagtaggttccacgagaagacataaaaacaccttttcaGTCACTCTGTAatgggatgatgatgatgatgatgatgatgatgatgatgatgatgatgatgatgatgatgaggctTATTATAAATCATGTTTGCATTAATAAATGTTTTAGAATAGGCTGGCCCATTTATAATCGGCATATAGTATAGATTTTTTTCCTGATTTCCAGACTGATCCCTCTTACGGTCCAGAGCCACAGTCTGCTTTTATAAAGTGAACCTCATGTCAACCACAATCACAGTCACAGGAGAGTGCTCACAATGGTCAATCCAGCCGAGAAAACCACAGTAGTCTAGGCTCACATTCAGAGCCCAATATGCCCAAAAGCCAAAACCAAACGAGGCAAGTGGGGGAACCAAGAACAATATTTGTGTTTCCACTTGATGACTGTTCAGTTAAAGCAGAGCTATTCCGCCATTATTAGACAACAAAGGATTTTCTGTGTCAGGGCTGAAATGGCTCTTTCCTCACATGGTTTCTGAGCTCAGAAAACGAATAGTGCTGTACAGACATAACTTTAATAGAGTGACACTGTGCTTCTTAATCACCCATTTAATCATGTGGGCTGCTGGGTATTTCATTTGAATATCAGTTTTTTCCTTTAGAAAGTGAaacaaataaatgcttttagttTCCAGAAAACATTCAGAACTTTTACTAAGCCAAGAAATTCATTTTCATTCTGGAAGCAAATCATTTGGTCTAAGACTATAGCatgttttggtgtattttgtctCGAATTACACATTTTTGCAGGGTGTTGCTTTCATGTTTTGAGTAAGTACCATtctaagaaagaaaaaaacagcaacatgtTTTGTGGCTTGAACAAACTGGAGGATAAACTCTATAAATTATTCTCAAATAAAGTAGATAACAGCAGTGTTGGAAGGTTTACATCCCATTACAGAGTGACTGAAAAGGTCTGAGGCTTGACATTCCCATGAACTTCATGCCTTCTTGCCGCCTCATTTACCTGCAACAGAGACGGCTATTTATGTCCATCTGTCTGCAGCCTGTACTGAATGGGGCCGAGGCCACTCGCTGTGGGTGGAGAAACATAAAATAAGAAATTCAAAGGCTTACGTGGATTCCATCCAGGTCTATAGATGAACGATAAGCCTGGAAAACAGCCATGTATTCTTTGCACTGATGTTGGTGAAACATCTAAAATGGCATGCAGGTATTGCATTTTGAATGACAGTCTTGTCAAGTTGTGCATGAGAGCAGAGCAAGAACAAAATATGTGAATTCCCTAAAATTGGTTCATACACTAATCTTTCTTTCTATGAATGACATGGGTATCCTTCAGGACACTTCAACCACATTGTAAACACATCTGATAGATATTCTTTAAATGTACTAATCTACAGGGAGATAGAGAAAAGTAGGTCTCCTGTCGCCACCTGTTGGAGCAGACACAAAGTGACCCCCAACATGTTGGTGGAACAAAGTACTCGAcacgttttttttcattttcatcattttagatttcaaaacaaatgtgCAAACACACTCAATCCACATCTCTTGTACAAATCAGAGCAGAGAAATGCTGATAAATAAGAGGATTTGTGACAATCATGAGCTGTCCTCGAGATCTTTCAGTTTTTCTTCCCTCCAGAGTTCCATAAGGCACAAAATAATCATCAACCTAACACACAGCAGAGCTAAAGGACATACAAGAAACTGCAGTGAGATCAGCGTACACGTACCTCTATCGTCATCTAGTGGACAGGCTGTGGTGGCCACGTGTTGGTTTTGCTATATTTTTTACAGCTACCTACATTCACTCTTATACACCAAAGTCTCACCGTGAATCTGGAGTCTAAACCTGTTAAATACGCATTGCTAATAGAATAAATTAAAGTGTCAGTGTCCCTTCTTGCCTCAGTTATGAGAAGTCATGTGTCTGGACAGGTGGTGCCGTTCTCGGAAGTACTCATGGCAGATTGGGCAGGTGAGTTTCTCCTCCCTGCTCCTCCTCACGTGGGACTCCGCTGCGAACTCCTTCTTGTGGTGAGAGCGCATATGGAACACGAGGTCAGAGGTCATGCGGAATGAGAGGTTACATTTTGCGCACCAGTTTTGCACCGACACGCCGAATGAGGTGAAAGTCGGTGGAAGGACCGTGAGAGAAGATGCGGTCTGCAGCTGCACGCCAATGTTCCTAGACCAGTGCTCCGGTGCGTAATGGAACGCGTTGTTTACAGCCACCGGGGAGTGAACAGTCTGTAAGTCAGTGCTCAGGATGTTAGCTGCCATCAGATTGTTGTATCCCAAAACATTTCTGGAGTTGAATGCATCTGTCATTTCCTCTACGTGGCTAGAGGGAGCTGTTGAGGCGCTGCTGAGATGCACCTGGGGGTCAATAGGGGAATTTATTTTACTCGGTTTACAGAAAGCGCTTCTCTGATGTCCCTGATTGTTGGACAGGACCAGAGAAAATGCACTACTGCTGCTTGAGTTCAAACCAGAGCTCTCCCCTGCCTCAGTCCGTGCGTCCATATATCTGACATGCGTAAAGGCACCATTCTTACATCCCAAATGATCTGGTTTAATCTTATCAGCCTTCAGCTTCCCAGCAGAGGAAGATTCGTCTCCTGCTGCCTGATCGTATCCCTTAATCAGTGGTGTTATATTGTCATCGTTTGAAATATTTGTCTTTTCCAAAAGAACCGTTTTCCTCCCTTTGGGATAAAGTGTTTCCTCGTATTTCCTTCTCTTGGGAAAAATCTCTGCATCCTCGTTTCTGCTAGAGGATTTTTTGTGTTCCAAATCTCTGGCGATGTTGTGGAAATCTGTTACTCGGCGTTGTTTCCTAATTTCCACATGCTTTTGCTCGTAACTCTCGCGGCTCCATGTGTCTGTCTTGACTTGAGTGCACAGGAATCGGCAATGAGCCAGGAACGGAAACTCGTTATTGAAGACCTGGTTACATCTTGCACATTTCAACTCTgaaagaaagacaaaaacacacaatgtgTTCAATATACCGATATATTCATATTATTTACCATTTAGTTAGCAATGACATCCTTACATTAATCAAACATGGTAATTAGAGAATGAACACGATGCGTAGAGTGGttttataattacatcacaggTCAATCCGAGTATCTTGACCTCTTATTCGCCTCACAAAGCTCTGCCTCACCTTCACTCGATCCTCGGGACATGTCAGTGAAGCCCAGCAGGTGAGACAGCTCCTGGTCGTACCACACAAGCAGCTCTTCTTCGGGCCGGATGTCCCGGATGGTCCGCACATACAGCTGACCAGCCTTCAGAAAGGCCTCGGTGTTCTGCTCCTGGCCATTGCGCGCAGCCTGCACGAGCCGCAGCCAGGACAGCACCAGCGCGGAATTACGCATGGCCTCAGGGTCCAACTGTTGACAGAAACATCGATATGTTACTCGAACCCCCACATTTAAATTTCTATCTTTATTACAAGCATGACATTCCTTAATATAACTTTGAAGTATATTGTTCACCTCACAGTTTTTGGCAGCAATTGACGTGTTTTTGTCCCCTTTGCATATAATACCCAAAGACAAACGCTTCATGGCAAACACAAATTGCAGATGTAATGCGTTGAAATGTAGTCCCATAAAATATAAGGTATGGCTGCATGAAATAAATTCAGTCCAAATTAAAATAAGGAACAAACAAATCCGGTGCAAGTGTAATTAATTCACCATAAATtaagcacatattttcaaagagACAATACAAGTCTGATCACAACTCACCCTGAACATATAGGATTTAGCTCTCTTGTCGCAGGATTTCTGCGCTATGAAGGCGATCGTGTCGTAGAAAGTGTTTTGGAGCACACATGGACCAAAGCACGTGCCTGCAGGGATGCTGCGCGTAACGACCACAGTGGTGTAGAGATCCGCTGGATGCTGCAGGAATTTACTCTCACCGGTCCAGATGGAGCGGAAAGAGTGATCCATCATTAAACTGTaatgaaatacaaaatatattaatCAAAAACACAATATAATACGTTTAAGATCAGATACACATTATATCCTTAAAATGTTTGAGTTATTATTTTAAAACCAAGGTTAACCACTAAGACTTTAATACAAATCGACTATAACTTTAATaacaacacacatgtttaattgTGTGTTTAAGTTTAACAAAATATTGAGAAAACtggatatttgggatatttaAATATAGGTGGCAGTGGGCTGACATGCCAAGACGAGTTGGATTCAGATGCTCTAACCAAGCTGGATGGTCTTGCATGTacatttggagaaaaaaaagattGAGATATTGTATCAATTTTTTGTTCTGCTCAAATGAAGGGTCCCAACTGTGAAGCAGGCGCAGCCAGTGTTGATGCAAAATGAGTTCTAACGTCCTTTGTCTCAGTTTTTCACTCGGTTTCTCCTTTTGTCTACCCATCTGCCGTAGTGCCCAACTGCCTCCTCTGTGCGCAAGATAAGTTAAATGTTCGTTTTCCTGATGTATCAACAACATTAATGCACAGAGATTATGTGACTATTGAGTTAATCCCTCTCTGGTCAATATTGTTGAGAGGTTCAAATCGTTGACAGTGCATCGTCATGACAGAATGAACTGGTGCCAATCTGAAAATGCCAGTGTGGTTATAAATGAATGACACTTGAGAGAAAGATCGCATATCCCTGAGATGATAACATAAGTGGATTCATTGTGTTGAATGCGGACTTACCCGCTGGACATTGAGGATGATGTTGGTGCCGTGTCAGCAAGAGGCAGCAGGTGCAGTGGA
This genomic window contains:
- the gdf10a gene encoding growth/differentiation factor 10, whose translation is MAALRRKFSHLFVLMLNCFLHGAASVKIMRERTQDSSFLQPSLDMFSDDPDQDMVSHHMSKLYEKYNRENRLKEGNTVRSFRASQDSSDRRTVYRLNLTTLQDSEVILSATFHFLLDRLPHQKPWFCKRFKSPSCRSSAIHPSPSISLLLRSVSSGSEVRSGSMGSLLGNVTFHPHRRGVWQMKDVTQVIKEARDKGHLLVSVELGQQHQRKPEGALSGGSLPYLLLYANDQALAEPNSVAASLQRYDPFGEGGEPSLTSNGPNSSPEPKGRERREATAIFDPILNNELPQVDFRPDGYRKDDLWESTWYLALKPKLGNQEKKRKSQEGERVEQGKGLHVNEEPQVLKEEEKPQQELKPDDSTERKLKDSRNPTISDGRKHERRHEGKDGKKHKGSTHSESPVLSFDEQTMRKARRRQWGDTQQRGCSRRNLRVDFADIGWSEWVIEPKAFDAYYCAGTCGFPMSKVARPSNHATIQSIVRAVGIIPGVPEPCCVPEKMSPLAVLYQDESRNPVLKVYPNMSVQSCSCR
- the znf488 gene encoding zinc finger protein 488 gives rise to the protein MSSGLMMDHSFRSIWTGESKFLQHPADLYTTVVVTRSIPAGTCFGPCVLQNTFYDTIAFIAQKSCDKRAKSYMFRLDPEAMRNSALVLSWLRLVQAARNGQEQNTEAFLKAGQLYVRTIRDIRPEEELLVWYDQELSHLLGFTDMSRGSSEELKCARCNQVFNNEFPFLAHCRFLCTQVKTDTWSRESYEQKHVEIRKQRRVTDFHNIARDLEHKKSSSRNEDAEIFPKRRKYEETLYPKGRKTVLLEKTNISNDDNITPLIKGYDQAAGDESSSAGKLKADKIKPDHLGCKNGAFTHVRYMDARTEAGESSGLNSSSSSAFSLVLSNNQGHQRSAFCKPSKINSPIDPQVHLSSASTAPSSHVEEMTDAFNSRNVLGYNNLMAANILSTDLQTVHSPVAVNNAFHYAPEHWSRNIGVQLQTASSLTVLPPTFTSFGVSVQNWCAKCNLSFRMTSDLVFHMRSHHKKEFAAESHVRRSREEKLTCPICHEYFRERHHLSRHMTSHN